The Microvirgula aerodenitrificans DSM 15089 genome includes a window with the following:
- a CDS encoding NAD+ synthase — MRLALAQFNPIVGDIAGNAEKIAGLARTARDAGADVLVTPELALTGYSPEDLLLRPAFYQAVHVALDKLMEIDGITLVIGHPVQHGNERFNAATVIRDGNILGEYHKMRLPNEEVFDEVRYFSPGAAPLVFTQGDSKVGVLICEDIWGPEPAAAAQDAGADVLVVLNASPFHREKTVVRTQECRWRVEETGLPVAYVNLIGGQDELIFDGGSFAVARDGTIAAQLPQFAERLAYLDVENGDFRPADITPLPDPVEAAYRALVLGVRDYIGKNGFPGVLLGLSGGIDSALTLAIAVDALGADRVHAVMMPSRYTADISVDDSRDMVRRLGIKYDEIAIWPMYESFMAALTPLFGDRPADATEENLQSRIRGVLLMALSNKSGKLVLTTGNKSEMTTGYATLYGDMAGGFAVLRDVAKTLVYELAEWRNLQGEVIPRRIIDRAPSAELRPDQLDQDSLPPYDVLDAIMAEYVEMNRSLEDIVDLGYQATDVDKVTRLLKINEYKRRQAPIGPRITHRAFGKDWRYPITNRFS; from the coding sequence ATGCGTCTCGCACTTGCCCAATTCAACCCCATCGTCGGCGATATCGCCGGCAATGCAGAAAAGATTGCCGGCCTGGCCCGCACCGCCCGCGACGCCGGCGCCGATGTACTGGTTACGCCGGAACTGGCGCTGACCGGCTACAGCCCCGAGGACCTGCTGCTGCGTCCCGCGTTCTACCAGGCGGTGCATGTGGCGCTCGACAAGCTGATGGAAATCGACGGCATCACGCTGGTGATCGGCCATCCGGTCCAGCATGGCAACGAGCGTTTCAATGCCGCCACGGTGATCCGCGACGGCAACATCCTCGGCGAATACCACAAGATGCGGCTGCCGAACGAGGAAGTGTTCGATGAAGTGCGCTACTTCTCGCCCGGTGCGGCGCCGCTGGTGTTCACCCAGGGCGACAGCAAGGTCGGCGTGCTGATCTGCGAGGATATCTGGGGGCCGGAGCCGGCCGCCGCCGCGCAGGATGCCGGTGCCGACGTGCTGGTGGTGCTGAATGCCTCGCCGTTCCATCGCGAGAAAACGGTGGTCCGCACACAGGAATGCCGCTGGCGGGTCGAGGAAACCGGCCTGCCGGTCGCCTATGTGAACCTGATCGGCGGACAGGACGAACTGATTTTCGACGGCGGCTCGTTCGCCGTCGCCCGCGATGGCACCATCGCCGCGCAACTGCCGCAATTTGCCGAACGGCTCGCCTATCTCGATGTCGAGAACGGCGACTTCCGGCCGGCCGACATCACGCCGCTGCCGGACCCGGTCGAGGCCGCCTACCGTGCGCTGGTGCTCGGCGTGCGCGACTATATCGGCAAGAACGGTTTCCCCGGCGTGCTGCTGGGCCTGTCCGGCGGCATCGACTCGGCACTCACGCTGGCGATTGCCGTCGATGCACTTGGCGCCGACCGCGTGCACGCGGTGATGATGCCGTCGCGCTACACCGCCGACATCAGCGTCGACGACAGCCGCGATATGGTCAGACGCCTCGGCATCAAGTATGACGAGATCGCCATCTGGCCGATGTACGAGTCGTTCATGGCCGCCCTGACGCCGCTGTTCGGCGACCGCCCGGCCGACGCCACCGAGGAAAACCTGCAGTCGCGCATTCGCGGCGTGCTGCTGATGGCACTGTCGAACAAGAGCGGCAAGCTGGTGCTGACCACCGGCAACAAGTCGGAGATGACCACTGGCTACGCCACGCTGTATGGCGACATGGCCGGCGGTTTTGCCGTGCTGCGCGACGTCGCCAAGACGCTGGTGTACGAACTGGCCGAGTGGCGCAACCTGCAGGGCGAAGTCATTCCGCGCCGCATTATCGACCGCGCCCCGTCGGCCGAACTGCGGCCCGACCAGCTCGACCAGGACAGCCTGCCGCCGTATGACGTGCTCGACGCCATCATGGCCGAATATGTGGAAATGAACCGCAGCCTCGAGGACATCGTCGATCTCGGCTACCAGGCCACCGATGTGGACAAGGTGACCCGGCTGCTGAAGATCAACGAGTACAAGCGCCGCCAGGCACCGATCGGTCCGCGCATCACCCACCGCGCCTTCGGCAAGGACTGGCGCTACCCGATCACCAA
- a CDS encoding alpha/beta fold hydrolase has translation MATFNHQDGHHVETDGARIYYEEQGDRHGPALVFLHGGFGDIETFNAITPQLGKRWRLIGIDSRGQGKSTLGGAALSYKRLQQDVEAVIRHLGLDRVSIIGHSDGGIAALRLAASRTVGVDKLVTIGAHWALGADDPTRDMYAGITAEIWREMFPHSYDSYQKLNPEPDFERLTAALQSLWLDSGEDGYPNEAVRDITAALLVVRGDEDQLVSRANAVELADRVPGAKLLNIPFADHSTHEDQPGWLHAVLDAFLHDR, from the coding sequence ATGGCAACTTTCAACCACCAGGACGGCCACCACGTCGAGACAGACGGCGCGCGCATCTACTACGAAGAGCAGGGCGACCGGCATGGCCCCGCGCTGGTTTTTCTCCATGGTGGTTTCGGTGACATCGAGACCTTCAATGCCATCACGCCCCAGCTGGGCAAGCGCTGGCGGCTGATCGGTATTGACAGTCGCGGTCAGGGCAAGTCCACGCTTGGCGGGGCAGCCCTGAGCTACAAGCGTCTCCAGCAGGACGTGGAAGCCGTAATCCGGCACCTGGGTCTGGACCGCGTCAGCATCATCGGCCACAGCGATGGCGGTATCGCCGCCCTGCGGCTGGCCGCCAGCCGGACAGTCGGGGTCGACAAGCTCGTCACGATCGGCGCGCACTGGGCCCTGGGGGCAGACGACCCGACACGCGATATGTATGCCGGCATCACGGCAGAGATCTGGCGCGAGATGTTCCCGCACAGCTACGACAGCTATCAGAAACTGAACCCGGAGCCGGACTTCGAGCGCTTGACGGCTGCGCTGCAGAGTCTGTGGCTTGACTCGGGCGAAGACGGCTATCCGAATGAAGCCGTGCGCGACATCACCGCTGCCTTGCTGGTGGTTCGTGGCGACGAAGACCAGCTTGTCTCGCGTGCCAATGCGGTTGAACTCGCCGACCGGGTACCGGGTGCAAAGCTGCTGAACATCCCGTTTGCCGATCATTCGACCCATGAGGATCAGCCCGGCTGGCTGCATGCCGTTCTCGATGCGTTCCTGCACGACCGGTAA
- a CDS encoding cation:proton antiporter: MKKTLLHILTYGLILSAALVILFFILSLGSGGSPVLLQNSSDQGGWLDIAPQVLIQHAHQPLVGLLIQILSILILSRACAWVVRLFGQPRVIGEMIAGILLGKSVLALLWPAGYDFLFPEASMPQLYFFSQIGLIFFMFIVGLELRLSSLKRSASAAVVISHASILLPFLLGVLLALGLYRQYCPPGIAFSSFALFMGIAMSITAFPVLARIIQEKQLSGTSLGSMAIACAAIDDVTAWCLLAAVLGLVKAGSMKSAVVVLIMAVIYVLFMVKVIRPLAQRVLRHATVDGKTTSSQLAFIFAIGLGSALVSEVIGIHALFGAFLAGAIMPHQLTLRINLCAKIEHLTTVVLLPIFFTYTGIRVQIGLLDNWQAWQHCAAIIAVATVGKMVGAAVAARSKGIKWRDAWALGALMNTRGLMELVVLNIGYDIGILSPQIFAMLVVMALVTTFMTGPLLALILPGLRQKQRSHPYEMQAS; this comes from the coding sequence GTGAAAAAAACACTGCTCCATATTCTGACCTACGGCCTGATTCTGTCTGCAGCGCTGGTCATACTGTTCTTCATTCTCTCCCTTGGTTCCGGGGGAAGTCCGGTTCTCCTGCAAAACAGCAGTGACCAGGGCGGCTGGCTGGATATTGCGCCCCAGGTGCTGATCCAGCATGCGCATCAGCCACTGGTCGGCCTGCTGATTCAAATCCTGTCGATCCTGATCCTGTCCCGCGCCTGCGCCTGGGTGGTCAGGCTGTTCGGGCAGCCGCGCGTGATTGGCGAGATGATTGCCGGCATTCTGCTCGGCAAATCGGTATTGGCATTATTGTGGCCTGCCGGCTATGACTTCCTCTTTCCGGAAGCATCGATGCCGCAGCTGTATTTCTTCAGCCAGATCGGTCTTATCTTCTTCATGTTTATCGTCGGGCTGGAGTTGCGTTTGTCCAGTCTGAAAAGAAGCGCTTCGGCTGCCGTGGTCATTTCGCACGCCAGCATTCTGCTGCCCTTCCTGCTGGGGGTCTTGCTGGCGCTCGGCCTGTACCGGCAATATTGCCCGCCCGGCATCGCGTTTTCCTCCTTTGCCCTGTTCATGGGCATCGCCATGAGCATTACCGCGTTTCCCGTCCTGGCCCGGATCATTCAGGAGAAGCAGCTGTCCGGCACCTCGCTCGGTTCGATGGCGATTGCCTGCGCCGCGATCGATGACGTGACGGCCTGGTGCCTGCTGGCCGCCGTGCTCGGGCTGGTCAAGGCCGGGTCGATGAAATCGGCCGTCGTGGTGCTGATCATGGCTGTCATCTATGTGCTGTTCATGGTCAAAGTCATCCGGCCGCTGGCGCAGCGGGTGCTCCGTCATGCGACGGTGGACGGAAAGACCACCAGCAGTCAGCTGGCCTTCATTTTCGCCATTGGTCTGGGCTCGGCCCTGGTATCGGAAGTGATCGGCATCCACGCCCTGTTCGGGGCGTTCCTGGCCGGCGCCATCATGCCGCACCAGCTGACGCTGCGGATCAACCTGTGCGCCAAGATCGAACACCTGACCACCGTGGTCCTGCTGCCGATCTTCTTTACCTATACCGGCATCCGGGTGCAGATCGGGCTGCTGGACAACTGGCAGGCGTGGCAGCACTGCGCGGCCATCATTGCCGTGGCCACGGTCGGGAAGATGGTCGGCGCGGCGGTTGCGGCGCGAAGCAAGGGCATCAAGTGGCGTGACGCATGGGCGCTGGGCGCCCTGATGAACACTCGTGGCCTGATGGAGCTGGTGGTTTTGAATATCGGCTACGATATCGGCATCCTGTCGCCGCAGATTTTCGCCATGCTGGTGGTGATGGCGCTGGTGACCACCTTCATGACCGGCCCGCTGCTGGCCCTGATCCTGCCCGGCCTGCGCCAGAAGCAGCGCAGCCATCCATACGAGATGCAGGCTTCGTGA
- a CDS encoding winged helix-turn-helix domain-containing protein → MSPDPDPFPPPLRIVVTVPPGQTVTVTGTPRAPCDIAEVAARVRACLDDIGIEGEATAVYDDGVLSIDFSRHQVRRQGQPLSLTRKEFSLLALLAQQPGRLLTQSCLLRTLWGPTHEDDAHYLRILVGKLRQKLGDPRYILTEPGVGLRFLPR, encoded by the coding sequence GTGAGTCCAGATCCTGACCCCTTTCCTCCCCCGCTGCGCATTGTCGTGACCGTTCCCCCCGGGCAGACGGTAACGGTTACCGGTACACCCCGCGCACCGTGCGATATCGCGGAAGTCGCGGCCCGGGTCCGGGCCTGCCTGGACGATATCGGCATCGAGGGCGAGGCAACGGCGGTTTACGACGATGGTGTACTCAGTATTGATTTTTCGCGTCATCAGGTCCGGCGTCAGGGGCAGCCGCTTTCGCTGACCCGCAAGGAGTTCTCCCTGCTGGCCCTGCTGGCGCAACAGCCCGGCCGCCTGCTGACCCAGTCCTGCCTGCTGCGCACGCTATGGGGCCCCACACACGAGGACGATGCCCACTACCTGCGCATTCTGGTCGGCAAGCTCAGGCAGAAGCTGGGCGATCCGCGCTATATCCTGACCGAGCCGGGAGTCGGGCTGCGGTTTCTGCCGAGGTGA
- a CDS encoding DUF3079 domain-containing protein, whose amino-acid sequence MAKKFPLNPKHPERICWGCDKYCPVDSLQCGNGSGRTQHPAEVIGEDWYLWGDWGLDIPDELQKPADDPA is encoded by the coding sequence ATGGCAAAAAAATTCCCGCTTAACCCGAAACACCCGGAGCGAATCTGCTGGGGGTGTGACAAATACTGCCCGGTCGATTCCCTTCAGTGCGGCAACGGCTCCGGCCGTACCCAGCACCCGGCCGAGGTCATCGGCGAAGACTGGTATCTGTGGGGCGACTGGGGGCTGGATATTCCCGACGAGCTGCAAAAGCCCGCCGACGATCCCGCCTGA
- a CDS encoding RidA family protein yields MTTATPAPQLTFLNPEGLYDPRPNGYSHLAIVDGPARLVHVAGQGGEDAQGTLSPDFGQQVRQALANLETALRAAGAGPRDVARLTVLIVDHSQERLQVFGRALTALWDGAPMPACTLIPVPRLALDGMLFEIEATAVLAPST; encoded by the coding sequence ATGACGACTGCAACCCCCGCTCCGCAACTGACTTTCCTCAACCCGGAAGGGCTGTATGATCCGCGCCCGAACGGTTACTCCCATCTGGCCATCGTCGATGGACCGGCCCGGCTGGTCCATGTTGCCGGTCAGGGCGGCGAAGACGCGCAGGGCACGCTCTCCCCCGATTTCGGGCAGCAGGTCAGGCAGGCGCTGGCCAATCTGGAAACGGCATTGCGGGCAGCCGGCGCCGGCCCGCGCGATGTGGCCAGGCTGACTGTGCTGATCGTCGACCATTCGCAGGAACGGCTGCAGGTGTTCGGCCGGGCGTTGACGGCGCTATGGGATGGCGCGCCAATGCCGGCATGCACACTGATCCCGGTGCCACGGCTGGCGCTTGACGGCATGCTGTTCGAGATCGAGGCCACCGCCGTGCTGGCGCCGTCGACCTGA
- a CDS encoding immunity 42 family protein yields MLIGNPYTFAILIDPVPLWCEKGGYINGVFHFYIDGEMFPPGLRNATLGGDVLCLEKDNALKTAPENASLFCMPKQDAYFYMLGRMLPEMVSEEIEISDDFETDYTYNATTYNMDDDCCFVFAVRNGGQLRILGAKVCRQDYNEKNDCFEWVKIPVPEIKEVFIDVLVAGDVVDNVIDYYCKIKNNT; encoded by the coding sequence ATGCTGATAGGTAACCCATACACTTTCGCTATTTTGATTGACCCTGTGCCATTGTGGTGTGAAAAGGGAGGGTATATTAACGGTGTATTCCATTTTTACATCGATGGAGAAATGTTTCCTCCAGGGCTAAGAAATGCAACATTAGGTGGCGATGTGCTTTGCCTGGAGAAAGATAATGCGCTCAAGACTGCTCCAGAAAATGCGAGTCTCTTTTGCATGCCCAAACAGGATGCTTATTTTTATATGCTGGGCAGGATGTTGCCAGAAATGGTCTCCGAAGAAATCGAAATTAGCGACGATTTTGAAACAGACTATACCTATAATGCGACAACATACAATATGGACGATGATTGTTGCTTTGTCTTTGCTGTCAGAAATGGGGGGCAGCTACGTATTTTAGGGGCTAAAGTCTGCAGGCAGGATTATAATGAAAAAAATGATTGTTTTGAATGGGTAAAAATCCCTGTCCCAGAAATTAAAGAGGTATTTATTGATGTGCTGGTCGCTGGAGATGTTGTTGATAATGTAATAGACTATTATTGCAAAATAAAAAATAATACCTGA
- a CDS encoding sigma-54 interaction domain-containing protein: protein MPDPTALLAFIDALPDPHIVCDAGYRIVHANRAYLDRFGDGRDVRGRFCYEVSHHYPRPCNRCGESCPLSDSLASGKRERVVHLHHTPRGEEYVDIALTPIPGDDGGYRYFVERMSPLAAGRDIQGDGLIGRSPAFRHMLERLARVAPSDETVLLQGASGTGKELVAKALHAASRRAEKPFVTVDCTGLPENLIDSELFGHEKGAFTGAVLRQTGLVEAANGGTLFLDEIGDMPLAMQSKLLRLLETGTYRRLGSTEWRRADVRIVSATHHLLARRVEEGRFRADLYYRLSTFPLYLPPLSERREDIPLLAEALLARSHPDCRFSPAALARLTSHAFPGNIRELRNIATRCCLLSGNGLIDEALIEEALSSAPGPRRDSDTPPPPAAGLKRSEQARALGISERTLYRRLKQAAQP from the coding sequence ATGCCCGACCCGACCGCACTGCTGGCCTTTATCGATGCCCTGCCCGATCCGCATATCGTGTGCGACGCCGGCTATCGCATCGTGCATGCCAACCGCGCCTATCTCGACCGCTTCGGTGATGGTCGCGATGTCAGGGGGCGTTTCTGTTACGAGGTGTCCCACCACTATCCACGGCCCTGCAACCGCTGCGGCGAAAGCTGTCCGCTCTCCGACAGCCTGGCCAGCGGCAAGCGCGAACGCGTGGTCCACCTGCACCACACGCCGCGCGGCGAGGAATACGTCGACATCGCCCTGACCCCGATCCCGGGCGACGATGGCGGCTACCGCTACTTTGTCGAACGCATGTCGCCGCTGGCGGCCGGACGCGATATCCAGGGCGACGGCCTGATCGGCCGCTCGCCCGCCTTCCGGCACATGCTGGAACGCCTGGCCCGGGTCGCACCGAGCGATGAAACCGTGCTGCTGCAGGGCGCTTCCGGCACCGGCAAGGAACTGGTCGCCAAAGCGCTGCACGCAGCCAGCCGGCGGGCAGAGAAACCGTTTGTCACCGTCGACTGTACCGGCCTGCCGGAAAACCTGATCGACAGCGAGCTGTTCGGCCACGAGAAAGGCGCGTTTACCGGCGCAGTGCTGCGTCAGACCGGGCTGGTGGAAGCCGCGAATGGCGGCACGCTGTTCCTCGACGAAATCGGCGACATGCCGCTGGCCATGCAGTCCAAACTGCTGCGGCTGCTGGAAACCGGCACCTACCGCCGGCTCGGCTCGACCGAGTGGCGGCGCGCCGATGTCCGCATCGTGTCCGCCACCCACCACCTGCTGGCCCGCCGGGTCGAGGAAGGCCGCTTCCGCGCCGACCTGTACTACCGGCTGTCCACGTTCCCGCTGTACCTGCCACCCCTGTCCGAACGGCGTGAAGACATCCCGCTGCTGGCGGAAGCCCTGCTCGCCCGCAGCCACCCGGACTGCCGCTTCAGCCCGGCGGCACTGGCGCGACTGACCAGCCATGCCTTCCCCGGCAATATCCGCGAACTGCGCAATATCGCCACCCGCTGCTGTCTGCTGAGCGGCAACGGGCTGATCGACGAGGCCCTGATCGAGGAAGCGCTGTCATCCGCACCCGGCCCCCGCCGCGACAGCGACACCCCGCCCCCGCCCGCCGCCGGGCTGAAGCGCAGCGAACAGGCGCGCGCACTGGGCATCAGCGAACGCACGCTGTACCGGCGGCTGAAGCAGGCAGCGCAGCCGTAA
- the cydP gene encoding cytochrome oxidase putative small subunit CydP translates to MTAPPPRLLRDIVIVLVLKVMAIVLLWYLFVDGQRVEVDAATTARQFAPVSPSGHRQQGEIHAN, encoded by the coding sequence ATGACTGCGCCACCCCCGCGCCTGCTGCGCGACATCGTGATCGTGCTCGTGCTGAAGGTCATGGCGATCGTGCTGCTGTGGTACCTGTTCGTTGATGGTCAGCGCGTCGAGGTGGATGCCGCGACCACGGCGCGGCAATTCGCGCCGGTTTCTCCTTCCGGGCACAGACAACAAGGAGAAATACATGCCAATTGA
- a CDS encoding cytochrome ubiquinol oxidase subunit I, whose product MPIDSVVDLSRLQFAATAMYHFLFVPLTLGMVWMLVIMESVHVMTGQVVYRDMTRFWGKLFGINFALGVTTGITLEFQFGTNWAYYSHYVGDIFGAPLAIEGLMAFFLESTFIGLFFFGWDRLSRKQHLLVTILMAVGTNLSALWILIANGWMQNPVGAEFSYETMRMEMTDFWAVVFNPDAQAKFVHTVSAGYVTGAMFVLSISSWYLLRKRDVEFARKSFRIAAAFGFASVCSVIVLGDESGYTVGEAQQTKLAAMEAMWHTEPAPASFNLIAWPNQAEMKNDWAIEIPWVMGLIGTRSVDREIPGIHEIVARNRQRIDSGVVAVKALETLRADRGNAAALAAFDAHKADLGFGLLLKKYIDDVGAATPAMRDAAARDTIPGVAPLFWSFRLMVALGFWMLALFSAALWYSVKGCFAERRWLLKAALWSLPMPWFACEVGWLVAEYGRQPWTIYGVLPTRLSVSTLSVGSLYGSLAGFIGFYTVLLVIEVFLMQRFARQGPGSLGTGRYANEATAH is encoded by the coding sequence ATGCCAATTGATAGTGTGGTCGACCTGTCCCGGCTGCAGTTTGCCGCGACGGCGATGTACCATTTTCTGTTCGTGCCACTGACGCTGGGCATGGTCTGGATGCTGGTCATCATGGAGTCCGTCCATGTGATGACCGGCCAGGTGGTCTATCGCGACATGACGCGCTTCTGGGGCAAGCTGTTCGGCATCAACTTTGCACTGGGCGTTACGACCGGCATCACGCTGGAATTCCAGTTCGGGACCAACTGGGCCTACTACTCGCACTACGTCGGTGACATTTTCGGCGCACCGCTGGCAATCGAGGGCCTGATGGCCTTCTTCCTCGAATCGACCTTTATCGGTCTGTTCTTCTTTGGCTGGGACCGGCTGTCGCGCAAGCAGCACCTGCTGGTGACCATTCTGATGGCGGTGGGGACCAATCTGTCCGCGCTGTGGATTCTGATCGCCAACGGCTGGATGCAGAACCCGGTCGGCGCCGAGTTCAGTTATGAAACCATGCGCATGGAAATGACCGATTTCTGGGCCGTGGTATTCAACCCGGATGCCCAGGCCAAGTTCGTCCATACCGTGTCGGCCGGCTATGTGACCGGCGCCATGTTCGTGCTGTCGATATCGAGCTGGTACCTGCTGCGCAAGCGCGACGTCGAATTCGCCAGGAAGAGCTTTCGCATTGCCGCCGCGTTCGGCTTCGCCTCGGTGTGCTCGGTGATCGTGCTGGGTGACGAGTCCGGCTATACCGTCGGCGAGGCGCAGCAGACCAAGCTGGCGGCGATGGAAGCCATGTGGCACACCGAGCCGGCGCCGGCATCGTTCAACCTGATCGCCTGGCCGAACCAGGCCGAGATGAAGAATGACTGGGCGATCGAGATTCCCTGGGTGATGGGGCTGATCGGCACCCGCTCGGTCGACCGGGAGATCCCGGGCATCCACGAGATCGTCGCCCGGAACCGGCAGCGCATCGACTCCGGCGTCGTGGCCGTCAAGGCGCTGGAAACCCTGCGCGCCGACCGTGGCAATGCGGCGGCGCTGGCGGCATTCGACGCCCACAAGGCCGATCTCGGCTTCGGTCTGCTGCTGAAAAAATACATCGATGATGTCGGTGCCGCGACGCCGGCCATGCGTGATGCCGCTGCGCGCGACACCATTCCGGGCGTGGCGCCGCTGTTCTGGAGTTTCCGCCTGATGGTGGCGCTGGGCTTCTGGATGCTGGCGCTGTTCTCCGCCGCGCTGTGGTACTCGGTCAAGGGCTGCTTTGCCGAGCGTCGCTGGTTGCTGAAGGCGGCGCTGTGGAGCCTGCCGATGCCGTGGTTCGCCTGCGAAGTCGGCTGGCTGGTGGCCGAGTACGGGCGGCAGCCGTGGACCATCTACGGCGTGCTGCCGACCCGGCTGTCGGTGTCGACGCTGTCGGTCGGTTCGCTGTACGGCTCGCTGGCCGGCTTTATCGGCTTCTACACCGTGCTGCTGGTGATCGAGGTGTTCCTGATGCAGCGCTTTGCGCGCCAGGGGCCGGGCAGCCTGGGCACCGGCCGCTACGCCAATGAAGCCACCGCGCACTGA
- the cydB gene encoding cytochrome d ubiquinol oxidase subunit II, producing the protein MIDYPTLKLIWWLLVGVLLIGFAVMDGHDMGVGTLLPFVGRDDVERRVVINTVGPHWDGNQVWFITAGGAIFAAWPLVYATAFSGFYWAMLVVLWALFFRPVGFDYRSKIRDPRWRSTWDWGLFIGGFVPPLIFGVAFGNLLQGVPFRFDANLVSYYEGSFWGLLNPFALLCGVVSSAMVTFHGAVYLMHRTEGDIQRRARTWATVTGLLTLAAFTLAGVWLAYGIDGYVITSAVNAAAQPDPLTKTVVRAPGAWLANYRLYPSTLLVPLLAYAGFGLALLLARRGLTFAAFWASAVGLAGVIGTAGVSMFPFVMPSSLDLASSLTVWDSVSSQRTLGVMLVATLIFMPTIIVYTRWAYSVMRGKVTAAYVREHDHSAY; encoded by the coding sequence ATGATCGATTACCCGACACTGAAACTCATCTGGTGGCTGCTGGTTGGCGTGCTGCTGATCGGCTTTGCCGTCATGGACGGCCATGACATGGGCGTGGGTACCCTGCTGCCCTTCGTCGGCCGCGACGACGTCGAACGGCGCGTGGTCATCAATACCGTTGGCCCGCACTGGGACGGCAACCAGGTGTGGTTCATCACCGCCGGCGGGGCGATCTTCGCCGCCTGGCCGCTGGTCTACGCCACGGCGTTCTCCGGTTTCTACTGGGCAATGCTGGTGGTGCTGTGGGCGCTGTTCTTCCGGCCGGTCGGTTTCGACTACCGCAGCAAGATCCGCGATCCGCGCTGGCGCTCGACCTGGGACTGGGGTCTGTTCATTGGCGGTTTTGTGCCGCCGCTGATCTTCGGTGTGGCATTCGGCAACCTGCTGCAGGGGGTGCCGTTCCGCTTCGACGCCAATCTGGTGTCGTACTACGAGGGGTCGTTCTGGGGCCTGCTCAATCCGTTCGCGCTGTTGTGCGGGGTGGTGTCGAGCGCGATGGTGACCTTCCATGGCGCGGTCTACCTGATGCACCGCACCGAGGGCGACATCCAGCGCCGCGCGCGCACCTGGGCCACCGTGACCGGCCTGCTGACACTGGCCGCCTTCACGCTGGCCGGCGTCTGGCTGGCTTATGGCATCGACGGCTATGTGATTACCTCGGCGGTCAATGCCGCCGCCCAGCCGGACCCGCTGACCAAAACCGTAGTGCGTGCGCCGGGGGCATGGCTGGCCAACTACCGGCTGTACCCGTCGACCCTGCTGGTGCCGCTGCTGGCCTATGCCGGCTTTGGCCTGGCGCTGCTGCTGGCGCGGCGCGGCCTGACCTTCGCCGCCTTCTGGGCGTCGGCGGTCGGCCTGGCCGGTGTGATCGGCACCGCCGGCGTATCGATGTTCCCGTTCGTGATGCCGTCCAGCCTGGACCTGGCATCCAGCCTGACGGTGTGGGACAGCGTGTCCAGCCAGCGGACGCTCGGCGTGATGCTGGTGGCGACGCTGATCTTCATGCCGACCATCATCGTCTATACGCGCTGGGCCTACAGCGTGATGCGCGGCAAGGTCACTGCCGCCTATGTGCGCGAGCACGATCACAGTGCCTACTGA
- a CDS encoding NifB/NifX family molybdenum-iron cluster-binding protein, whose product MHIALTCQNRRTLSAHAGRCRHFLLTDGERFRSVELDISQTLRESMQGGDWSSHPLAGIEVLITAGVGAGLVQGLARHGIRTVISAQSLPASALAEWLADPQGRAAGHPESIGGGGSHCHF is encoded by the coding sequence ATGCACATTGCCCTGACCTGCCAGAACCGCCGGACGCTCAGCGCCCATGCCGGCCGCTGCCGTCACTTTCTGCTCACTGACGGAGAGCGCTTCCGGTCGGTGGAGCTGGATATCAGCCAGACCCTGCGCGAGAGCATGCAGGGCGGAGACTGGTCATCGCATCCGCTCGCGGGCATCGAGGTGCTGATCACGGCCGGAGTGGGGGCCGGACTGGTGCAGGGCCTGGCCCGCCACGGCATCCGGACCGTGATCAGTGCGCAGTCGCTGCCTGCCAGTGCGCTGGCCGAGTGGCTTGCCGACCCGCAGGGCCGGGCGGCAGGCCATCCCGAATCCATCGGCGGTGGCGGTAGCCACTGCCACTTCTGA
- the cydX gene encoding cytochrome bd-I oxidase subunit CydX: protein MWYFAWTLGIGFAVLLAILNAMWGEYEDARQASLAPASASDDD, encoded by the coding sequence ATGTGGTATTTCGCCTGGACACTTGGCATCGGTTTTGCCGTGCTGCTCGCCATTCTCAATGCGATGTGGGGGGAGTACGAGGACGCACGCCAGGCGTCGCTGGCCCCGGCTTCGGCAAGTGACGATGACTGA
- a CDS encoding cyd operon YbgE family protein, giving the protein MTEHADAPSAPEPGMQLPLLLLAVSIMLVTVACPALLADHDGRADHVAALLVFWSMSAGFVRGVGFVPQARLPRWLLGTTASITALLLAVWRLL; this is encoded by the coding sequence ATGACTGAACATGCCGATGCGCCGTCGGCGCCGGAACCCGGCATGCAACTGCCGCTGTTGCTGCTGGCCGTGTCGATCATGCTGGTGACGGTGGCTTGTCCCGCCCTGCTGGCCGATCACGACGGCCGCGCCGACCATGTGGCCGCGCTGCTGGTGTTCTGGTCGATGAGCGCGGGGTTTGTGCGCGGCGTCGGTTTCGTCCCCCAGGCGAGACTGCCGCGCTGGCTGCTGGGCACGACGGCGTCGATCACGGCGCTGCTGTTGGCAGTATGGCGTCTGCTGTAG